The nucleotide sequence CGGCAGCCGGGAGGTGGTGGACGGGCTGATCCATGACGGGCTGTGGTGCTCGTTCGGCGAGTGCCACATGGGCGGGCACGCGGAGTACACGGCGTGGAAGGCGGGGATCACGCGGGAGGAGGCGGACGAGTTCGCACTGGAGTCGCAGCGCAAGGCGATCCGCGCCATTGACGAGGGGCTGTTCCGGGACGAGATCGTGCCGGTCGAGGCGCCGGGGCGCAAGGGCGCGACGGTAGTGGACACGGACGAGTCGCCGCGCCGCGACACGTCGCTCGAGGCGCTGGCGCGGCTGACACCCGCGTTCCTCCAGGACCTGCCCCAGGAGGTGGCCGCGCCCGTAGTGACGGCTGGCAATGCGCCGGGCATGAATGACGGCGCCGCCGCGCTGGTTCTGACCAGTCAGGAGTACGCGGAGGCGCAGGGGCTGCCCATCCTGGCGCGCATCAGCGCCTACGCCTCTGGCGCAGTGGCGCCGCGGGAACTGTTCTTTGCGCCGGTGCGGGCGGTGCGCCGGGTCATGGAGAAGGAGGGGAAGCAGATCCGGGATTACGACCTGATCGAGGCCAACGAGGCCTTCGCCGTGCAAGCTCTGGCCGATGGCAAGGAGTTGGGCTGGGACTGGGACCGGGTCAACGTGCACGGCGGCGCGGTCGCGCTGGGCCACCCCATTGGCGCCTCGGGTGCGCGCATCCTGGTCACGCTGCTCTACGCGATGAAGGCGCGCGGCGCGCGCACAGGGCTGGCGACGCTCTGCCTGGGCGGCGGCGATGCGGTGGCCTTGTCCGTGGAGCGGGTGTGAGCGAGGACGCGGCTGCCCATGCCCTC is from Gemmatimonadota bacterium and encodes:
- a CDS encoding acetyl-CoA C-acyltransferase, whose translation is GSREVVDGLIHDGLWCSFGECHMGGHAEYTAWKAGITREEADEFALESQRKAIRAIDEGLFRDEIVPVEAPGRKGATVVDTDESPRRDTSLEALARLTPAFLQDLPQEVAAPVVTAGNAPGMNDGAAALVLTSQEYAEAQGLPILARISAYASGAVAPRELFFAPVRAVRRVMEKEGKQIRDYDLIEANEAFAVQALADGKELGWDWDRVNVHGGAVALGHPIGASGARILVTLLYAMKARGARTGLATLCLGGGDAVALSVERV